One genomic window of Hyperolius riggenbachi isolate aHypRig1 chromosome 7, aHypRig1.pri, whole genome shotgun sequence includes the following:
- the CHST12 gene encoding carbohydrate sulfotransferase 12: MTKSRLFCLLVVLGSVFMILFIIVYWDNVGTASYNLHTSFSKSLPPQSSGKQPTTFPTTEDSHASDIDRFLDGFLNSATTKNDLQSTKALNVPLRASNSLEENVRGYDWSTRTKLEGSFDQEFMQQERKLNLRRFCTNSRFSFPTKYRMFDDIPNKELDHLIVDDRHGIIYCYVPKVACTNWKRILIVLSESLLDKKGVPYQDPLLIPREDVHNTSSHLTFNKFWRRYGKFSRHMMKIKLKKYTKFIFVRDPFVRLISAFRSKFELENEDFYRSFAIPILTRFSNRTNVPTSASEAFSIGAIPSFSEFIQYLLDARTEEQRPFNEHWRQVYRLCHPCQIDYDFIGKLETLDEDATQLLSQLNIDSLFQFPPSYRNRTASSWEDDWFAKIPLEWRQKLYQLYEPDFVLFGYPKPENLLNV; this comes from the coding sequence ATGACAAAGTCACGCCTTTTCTGTTTGCTGGTGGTGTTGGGCTCTGTTTTTATGATCCTTTTTATTATCGTCTACTGGGATAATGTGGGCACAGCCAGTTATAACCTTCACACTTCCTTCTCCAAATCACTTCCTCCACAGTCCAGTGGAAAACAACCAACTACGTTTCCCACCACAGAGGATAGCCATGCTTCAGACATTGACAGGTTCTTAGATGGCTTCCTTAATTCCGCAACCACAAAAAATGACTTACAAAGCACAAAGGCTCTAAATGTACCCTTGCGAGCCTCAAATAGCTTGGAGGAAAATGTTAGGGGTTATGATTGGTCTACCAGAACTAAACTTGAGGGATCTTTTGATCAGGAATTCATGCAACAGGAGCGGAAATTAAATTTGCGCAGGTTCTGTACCAATTCTCGCTTTAGTTTTCCAACAAAATACCGAATGTTTGATGACATTCCCAACAAGGAATTGGATCATTTAATAGTGGACGATCGACATGGTATTATTTATTGCTATGTGCCAAAAGTAGCCTGCACTAATTGGAAACGAATATTGATTGTCTTGAGTGAAAGCCTCTTGGACAAAAAAGGTGTCCCTTACCAAGATCCTCTCCTCATTCCCCGGGAGGATGTCCACAACACAAGTAGCCACCTAACCTTCAACAAGTTCTGGCGAAGGTATGGGAAATTCTCTAGGCATATGATGAagataaaattgaaaaaatacaccaaGTTTATTTTTGTCAGAGACCCTTTTGTTCGCCTCATCTCCGCCTTCCGAAGTAAATTTGAGCTGGAAAATGAGGACTTCTACCGGAGTTTTGCTATACCGATTTTAACCCGCTTTTCTAACCGAACTAATGTACCCACTTCTGCGAGTGAAGCTTTTTCCATAGGAGCAATACCATCTTTCTCTGAGTTTATTCAGTATCTTTTGGATGCCCGGACTGAAGAGCAGAGACCTTTCAATGAACACTGGCGACAAGTTTACCGCCTATGCCATCCATGTCAGATTGATTATGACTTCATAGGTAAGCTGGAAACTCTTGACGAGGATGCTACTCAGCTTTTAAGTCAGTTAAACATAGACTCTCTTTTTCAGTTTCCCCCCAGTTATCGTAACAGGACTGCTAGTAGCTGGGAGGATGACTGGTTTGCCAAAATCCCTCTTGAGTGGCGTCAAAAACTCTACCAACTCTATGAGCCAGATTTTGTTTTATTTGGATATCCTAAGCCAGAAAACCTATTAAATGTATAA